Proteins from one Aquila chrysaetos chrysaetos chromosome 5, bAquChr1.4, whole genome shotgun sequence genomic window:
- the EFCAB10 gene encoding EF-hand calcium-binding domain-containing protein 10: protein MAAGEQEARDYLRRHRIPELLHRLGALLLYHRPERPREFLIRMLERVKAGKRAEGEYPYLMDEANLAAMFGLLDVVGQGHITPAQYREALKTLGLSTEDLQFGDDVNITLDVFKEEVKKKMLESWAVY, encoded by the exons ATGGCGGCGGGCGAGCAGGAGGCCCGCGACTACCTGCGGCGCCACCGGATCCCCGAGCTGCTCCACCGCCTCGGCGCGCTGCTGCTCTACCACCGCCCCG AAAGACCACGCGAGTTCCTGATCCGGATGCTGGAAAGGGTGAAGGCTGGGAAACGAGCCGAGGGGGAGTACCCGTACCTCATGGACGAGGCCAACCTGGCCGCCATGTTCGGCTTGCTGGATGTCGTAGGCCAAGGCCACATAACGCCAGCGCAGTACAGAGAAG CTCTTAAAACTTTGGGACTGAGCACTGAGGATCTGCAGTTTGGAGATGATGTGAATATCACGCTGGATGTATTCAAGGAAGAAGT gaagaaaaagatgctggagagctgggctgTGTACTAG